A genomic window from Qipengyuania oceanensis includes:
- a CDS encoding sterol desaturase family protein encodes MPDFSPVDYAVPGFVLLVLVEMLWAWKRKPGAYEARDTLTSLAFGLGSTVAGVLFGGFAILVFFAAWEWRIFDFGREWWTVWWAWPLCFVLDDLAYYWVHRAGHRIRWFWASHVNHHSSQHYNLSTALRQTWTGAFTLGLAFKLPLVLLGFHPVMIAICGGFNLIYQFWIHTEAIGKMPRWFEAVMNTPSHHRVHHATNPRYLDRNYAGVFIVWDRLFGTFEEERPDEERIRYGIVRQLGSFNLLWSVFHEWIGMAQDIWRAPWKHKLSYLLREPGWTHDGSRDTSDTIRARWLASRQVAEDPVAAENPIAGRGRAA; translated from the coding sequence ATGCCTGATTTCTCGCCCGTGGATTATGCCGTGCCCGGCTTCGTCCTGCTCGTGCTGGTCGAGATGCTCTGGGCGTGGAAACGCAAGCCCGGCGCCTACGAAGCCAGGGACACGCTCACCAGTCTTGCCTTCGGTCTCGGAAGCACGGTCGCCGGCGTGCTGTTCGGCGGGTTCGCGATTCTCGTATTTTTCGCTGCCTGGGAATGGCGGATTTTCGACTTCGGTCGCGAATGGTGGACGGTCTGGTGGGCCTGGCCGCTGTGCTTCGTGCTCGACGACCTCGCCTATTACTGGGTCCACCGCGCCGGCCATCGCATCCGCTGGTTCTGGGCGAGCCACGTCAATCACCACTCGAGCCAGCATTACAACCTGTCGACCGCGCTGCGGCAGACATGGACCGGGGCGTTCACGCTGGGCCTGGCATTCAAGTTGCCGCTCGTCCTGCTCGGTTTCCACCCGGTGATGATCGCCATCTGCGGCGGGTTCAACCTGATCTACCAATTCTGGATCCACACAGAGGCGATCGGCAAGATGCCGCGCTGGTTCGAAGCGGTGATGAACACGCCGAGCCACCACCGCGTCCACCACGCGACCAATCCGCGCTACCTCGACCGCAACTACGCCGGTGTCTTCATCGTCTGGGACCGCCTGTTCGGCACCTTCGAGGAGGAGCGCCCCGACGAAGAACGCATTCGCTACGGGATCGTCAGGCAGCTCGGCAGCTTCAACCTGCTGTGGTCAGTCTTCCACGAATGGATCGGGATGGCGCAGGACATCTGGCGCGCCCCTTGGAAGCACAAGCTATCCTACCTGCTGCGCGAACCCGGCTGGACGCATGACGGCAGCCGCGACACCTCCGACACCATCCGTGCGCGCTGGCTGGCGAGCCGCCAGGTGGCCGAAGATCCGGTTGCAGCCGAAAACCCGATTGCAGGACGCGGACGCGCCGCCTAG
- a CDS encoding TIGR01244 family sulfur transferase, with amino-acid sequence MSDFHVIDEQVIASPQIGLADLDEAKARGVTLVVCNRPDGEDAGQPTHEEMAEAAAERGLTFTAIPITHSGFSEPQIEAMEQALDGAEGKVLAYCRSGTRSTLLWSLVQARKGRNPDEIAAQAAAAGYDVTPVRPAMDMLASRAGR; translated from the coding sequence ATGAGCGATTTCCACGTCATCGACGAACAGGTGATTGCGAGCCCGCAGATCGGCTTGGCCGATCTCGACGAGGCCAAGGCCCGGGGCGTCACGCTGGTGGTGTGCAATCGCCCGGATGGCGAGGACGCCGGCCAGCCCACCCATGAAGAAATGGCCGAAGCCGCCGCCGAGCGCGGCCTGACCTTCACCGCCATCCCGATCACTCACAGCGGCTTCAGCGAACCGCAGATCGAAGCGATGGAGCAGGCGCTCGACGGTGCCGAAGGCAAGGTGCTGGCCTACTGCCGGTCCGGCACGCGTTCGACGCTGCTGTGGAGCCTTGTCCAGGCCCGCAAGGGTCGCAACCCGGACGAGATCGCGGCGCAGGCCGCAGCCGCGGGCTACGACGTCACGCCGGTGCGGCCGGCCATGGACATGCTGGCGAGCCGCGCGGGCAGGTGA
- a CDS encoding TerC family protein, whose amino-acid sequence MDTIIALLSDPAAWLALLTLIALEVVLGVDNLIFIAILSNKLPEHQQQKARRIGLSLALIMRIGLLMLIGWIVTLQTPLFDLGFQGGQNEYTGEPTFETAFSGRDLILLAGGFFLLWKATKEIHHSMEPEDDSGDLLDKTPGTADAVKATFGAVIAQIVAIDIVFSVDSILTAVGMTDEIPIMVAAVVITVGIMMVAADPLANFIEKNPTLVMLALAFLVMIGLVLIADGFGFHVPKGYIYAAMGFSVGVEILNIVQRNRRRRIAREKEASA is encoded by the coding sequence ATGGACACCATCATTGCATTGCTGAGCGACCCTGCCGCCTGGCTGGCGCTGCTGACGCTCATCGCGCTCGAAGTCGTGCTCGGCGTCGACAATCTCATTTTCATCGCGATCCTTTCGAACAAGCTGCCCGAGCACCAGCAGCAGAAAGCGCGCCGCATCGGCCTGTCGCTCGCGCTGATCATGCGCATCGGGCTGCTGATGCTGATCGGCTGGATCGTGACCCTGCAGACCCCGCTGTTCGACCTGGGCTTCCAAGGCGGGCAAAACGAATACACTGGCGAGCCCACTTTCGAGACGGCCTTTTCCGGGCGCGACCTGATCCTGCTGGCGGGCGGCTTCTTCCTGCTGTGGAAGGCGACCAAGGAAATCCATCACTCGATGGAGCCGGAGGACGATTCGGGCGACCTGCTCGACAAGACCCCCGGCACGGCCGACGCCGTGAAGGCGACCTTCGGCGCGGTCATCGCCCAGATCGTCGCGATCGACATCGTCTTCTCCGTCGATTCGATCCTGACCGCGGTCGGCATGACCGACGAGATCCCGATCATGGTCGCCGCAGTTGTCATTACCGTCGGCATCATGATGGTCGCGGCCGATCCGCTCGCCAATTTCATCGAGAAGAACCCGACGCTGGTGATGCTGGCGCTCGCATTCCTCGTGATGATAGGCTTGGTTCTCATAGCGGACGGCTTCGGTTTCCACGTGCCCAAGGGCTACATCTACGCCGCGATGGGCTTCTCCGTCGGGGTCGAGATCCTGAACATCGTCCAGCGCAACCGGCGCCGGCGCATCGCCCGCGAAAAGGAGGCTTCCGCATGA
- a CDS encoding cold-shock protein has protein sequence MGYDKGRRRGRDKRDGFGEDNFDPFGGGGGGDFGGGRDFGGGGDRFGGGGGGDRFGGGGDRFGGGGGGGRGGFGGGAPRGGGGGGGGGFNRMPAQVVGTGKGTVKFFNGQKGFGFIQQETGGEDVFVHISAVERAGLEGLAEGQELEFNLVDRGGKVSAQDLQIVGDVIPVEQSGGGGGSAGGPRGGAPQRELTGEKATGTVKFFNAMKGFGFLVRDDGQPDAFVHISAVERSGLQGINEGERYEFDLEVDRRGKHSAVNLVPVES, from the coding sequence ATGGGTTACGATAAAGGGCGGCGGCGCGGGCGGGACAAGCGCGACGGTTTCGGTGAAGACAACTTCGATCCGTTCGGCGGCGGCGGCGGCGGCGATTTCGGGGGCGGCCGCGACTTCGGTGGCGGTGGCGACCGCTTCGGCGGCGGTGGCGGCGGAGACCGGTTCGGCGGCGGCGGCGATCGTTTTGGTGGCGGTGGCGGCGGTGGCCGCGGCGGCTTTGGTGGCGGCGCCCCGCGTGGCGGCGGCGGTGGCGGTGGCGGCGGTTTCAACCGCATGCCCGCACAGGTCGTCGGTACCGGCAAGGGCACGGTGAAATTCTTCAACGGCCAGAAGGGCTTCGGCTTCATCCAGCAGGAAACCGGCGGTGAGGACGTGTTCGTTCACATCAGTGCGGTCGAGCGGGCCGGTCTCGAAGGTCTTGCCGAAGGGCAGGAACTCGAATTCAATCTGGTCGATCGCGGCGGCAAGGTGTCCGCGCAGGATCTGCAGATCGTGGGCGACGTCATCCCCGTCGAACAGAGCGGTGGTGGCGGCGGCAGCGCCGGCGGCCCTCGTGGCGGTGCTCCGCAGCGCGAGCTTACGGGCGAGAAAGCAACCGGCACGGTCAAGTTCTTCAACGCGATGAAGGGCTTCGGCTTCCTCGTCCGCGACGATGGCCAGCCCGATGCGTTCGTGCACATCAGCGCAGTCGAGCGGTCGGGCCTGCAGGGCATCAACGAAGGCGAACGCTACGAGTTCGACCTCGAAGTCGACCGACGAGGCAAGCATTCGGCGGTCAACCTCGTGCCTGTCGAGAGTTGA
- a CDS encoding aspartate aminotransferase family protein: MTISALMPVYPRCDVRPVKGDHCHLIDEDGTRYLDFASGIAVNLLGHSHPALIGAIQRQAETLMHVSNLYGSPQGEELAQMLVDKTFADTVFFTNSGAEAVECAIKTARAYHQSAGNTDKFEIITFTNAFHGRTMATISASNQKKMHTGFMPLLAGFKYAEFDDLESAKALMGPNTAGFLVEPIQGEGGIRPASAEFMQGLRQLCDENDLMLVLDEVQCGVARTGKLYAYEHYGIEPDIMATAKGIGGGFPLGACLATEKAARGMVFGTHGSTYGGNPLAMAAGKAVMDTVANDEFLAKVRELGDRLRSRLEQFIGNYPELFELVRGEGLMLGLKMKVESRPFFVHLRDNHQLLTVAAGDNTLRVLPPLVIGDAEIDEFMDKLSAGAASYESPEG; the protein is encoded by the coding sequence ATGACCATTTCCGCCTTGATGCCCGTCTATCCCCGCTGCGACGTGCGGCCCGTCAAGGGCGATCACTGCCATCTCATCGACGAGGACGGCACGCGCTATCTCGACTTTGCCAGCGGTATCGCGGTCAATCTGCTCGGCCATTCGCATCCGGCCCTCATCGGCGCGATCCAGCGCCAGGCCGAAACGCTGATGCACGTCTCGAACCTCTACGGCAGCCCGCAGGGCGAGGAACTGGCGCAGATGCTGGTCGACAAGACCTTCGCCGACACCGTTTTCTTCACCAACTCCGGCGCCGAGGCGGTGGAATGCGCGATCAAGACGGCGCGCGCCTATCACCAGTCGGCGGGCAATACCGACAAGTTCGAGATCATTACCTTCACCAACGCGTTCCACGGCCGCACGATGGCGACGATCAGCGCCTCGAACCAGAAGAAGATGCACACCGGCTTCATGCCGTTGCTCGCCGGCTTCAAATACGCCGAGTTCGACGATCTGGAGAGCGCCAAGGCGCTGATGGGCCCCAACACGGCCGGTTTCCTTGTCGAGCCGATCCAGGGCGAAGGGGGCATTCGTCCTGCATCTGCCGAGTTCATGCAGGGTCTTCGCCAGCTGTGCGACGAAAACGACCTGATGCTTGTTCTCGACGAGGTGCAGTGCGGCGTTGCACGGACAGGCAAGCTCTATGCCTACGAGCATTACGGGATCGAGCCGGACATTATGGCGACCGCCAAGGGGATCGGCGGCGGGTTTCCGCTCGGCGCTTGCCTGGCGACCGAAAAGGCGGCCCGCGGCATGGTTTTCGGGACGCACGGATCGACCTACGGCGGCAATCCGCTTGCCATGGCGGCTGGCAAGGCGGTGATGGATACCGTCGCCAACGACGAATTCCTGGCGAAGGTTCGCGAGTTAGGCGACCGGCTGCGTTCGCGGCTCGAGCAGTTCATCGGCAATTATCCGGAGCTGTTCGAACTCGTTCGTGGCGAAGGCCTGATGCTCGGCCTCAAGATGAAGGTCGAGAGCCGGCCGTTCTTCGTCCACCTGCGCGACAATCACCAGCTGCTGACGGTCGCTGCCGGCGACAACACGTTGCGGGTGTTGCCTCCCCTGGTCATCGGCGATGCCGAGATCGACGAGTTCATGGACAAGCTGTCCGCCGGCGCGGCCAGCTACGAATCTCCGGAAGGCTAG
- the argF gene encoding ornithine carbamoyltransferase, with amino-acid sequence MQHFLDLADAGGDALAAMLNDAQDRKAARLGWPKGRPDADAPLAGHVLAMIFEKNSTRTRVSFDIAMRQLGGSALILDSGTSQLGRGESIADTARVLSRMVDAIMIRTDDHQKAVDLAKHASVPVINGLTDRSHPCQIVADLLTIIEQGKALPGLELAWLGDGNNVLHSILEAAGIFKFNVRVGVPQGYEPEAEFVEMARAGGANVTLVHDANEAAEGADIIVTDTWVSMGQDHAHNKIAAMAPFQVNDALMARAKSDARFLHCLPAHVGDEVSESVFESDRSVVFDEAENRIHAQKSVLLWCNGLIGD; translated from the coding sequence ATGCAGCACTTCCTCGACCTCGCCGATGCGGGCGGCGACGCGCTGGCAGCGATGCTGAACGATGCGCAGGATCGCAAGGCTGCTCGCCTGGGCTGGCCCAAGGGCAGGCCGGACGCGGATGCACCCTTGGCCGGCCATGTGCTGGCGATGATCTTCGAGAAGAATTCGACGCGGACCCGCGTCAGCTTCGACATCGCCATGCGCCAGCTGGGCGGAAGTGCGCTCATCCTCGATTCGGGGACCAGCCAGCTGGGCCGCGGAGAAAGCATCGCCGATACCGCGCGGGTTCTCAGCCGGATGGTCGATGCGATCATGATCCGGACCGACGATCACCAGAAGGCCGTGGATCTGGCGAAGCATGCCAGCGTCCCGGTCATCAACGGGCTGACCGACCGGTCGCATCCGTGCCAGATCGTTGCCGACCTGTTGACGATCATCGAACAGGGCAAGGCGCTGCCCGGTCTCGAGCTCGCCTGGCTCGGGGATGGCAACAACGTGCTGCACTCGATCCTCGAGGCTGCCGGCATATTCAAGTTCAACGTGCGTGTCGGAGTGCCGCAGGGCTACGAACCGGAGGCCGAGTTCGTCGAGATGGCGCGCGCCGGCGGGGCGAATGTGACGCTCGTGCACGACGCCAACGAGGCTGCGGAAGGCGCGGACATCATCGTGACGGACACTTGGGTGTCGATGGGCCAGGACCATGCGCACAACAAGATCGCGGCGATGGCGCCGTTCCAGGTGAACGATGCGCTCATGGCACGGGCGAAGAGCGATGCAAGATTCCTGCATTGTCTCCCGGCACATGTCGGCGACGAAGTGTCGGAAAGCGTGTTCGAGAGCGACCGGTCGGTCGTCTTCGACGAGGCCGAGAATCGCATCCATGCGCAAAAGTCGGTTTTGCTGTGGTGCAACGGGCTGATCGGCGACTGA
- a CDS encoding Hsp33 family molecular chaperone HslO — MTADNAPVAETFSDRVLGFTLPARDARGRIVRLEAPLQEILSAHDYPAPITHLLAEALVLAALLGSLIKGEGAQLTMQAQTQGGPVRLLVCDYRGGELRGYADFDADAVANVGANPSLATLFGEGYLGITFDVGTKGERYQGIVPLEGDSLSHACENYFAQSEQVPTMISVAVSSDGGKCRAAGLLVQHLPDGEEGRERLHARMDHPHWEHVSVIAGTIRHDELLEPELSMEALVWRLFHEEEEVRILPGAALTRGCRCSVEHYEQVLRGFPEEERVDMRDENGVISVDCAFCSKVFPIVL; from the coding sequence ATGACTGCAGACAACGCTCCCGTTGCGGAGACCTTTTCCGATCGCGTGCTGGGCTTCACCCTGCCGGCTCGAGACGCGCGCGGGCGCATCGTCAGGCTCGAAGCGCCGCTGCAGGAAATCCTGTCCGCGCACGATTATCCCGCGCCCATCACCCATCTGCTGGCCGAAGCGCTGGTGCTGGCGGCCCTGCTCGGCAGTCTCATCAAGGGAGAAGGTGCGCAACTGACGATGCAGGCGCAGACCCAGGGTGGCCCGGTACGGCTGCTGGTGTGCGACTACCGGGGCGGTGAATTGCGCGGCTATGCCGACTTCGATGCCGATGCGGTTGCGAACGTTGGCGCGAACCCCTCGCTCGCGACACTGTTCGGCGAGGGCTATCTCGGTATCACTTTCGACGTCGGAACGAAAGGCGAGCGTTACCAGGGAATCGTCCCGCTGGAAGGCGATAGCCTGTCGCATGCCTGCGAGAACTATTTCGCGCAGAGCGAGCAGGTGCCGACGATGATCAGCGTTGCCGTCAGCAGCGACGGCGGCAAATGCAGAGCGGCGGGGCTTCTCGTGCAGCACCTGCCCGATGGCGAAGAAGGTCGCGAACGCCTGCATGCGCGGATGGACCACCCGCACTGGGAGCATGTTTCGGTGATCGCCGGAACGATCCGCCACGACGAACTGCTCGAACCTGAGCTTTCCATGGAAGCGCTGGTCTGGCGGCTGTTCCACGAAGAGGAAGAAGTCCGGATACTGCCGGGCGCTGCGCTCACCCGTGGCTGTCGGTGCAGCGTCGAGCATTACGAGCAGGTTTTGCGGGGTTTTCCCGAAGAAGAACGCGTCGACATGCGCGACGAGAACGGCGTCATCAGCGTCGATTGCGCGTTCTGTTCCAAGGTTTTCCCGATCGTCCTGTAA
- a CDS encoding DUF3617 domain-containing protein: MRFAGKFFSAPSGRVLRRLTALAAAGCAAMLIGPVHADDGGLALLDSLQKGSWEVRFRDGSPPRRLCVRTGRELLQLYQNSPNCGRYSVDGTSNSVTVQYSCRTEGYARTTVRKETGTLVQIEGQGVSRGRPFQFTAEARRMGAC, translated from the coding sequence ATGCGATTCGCCGGCAAGTTCTTTTCCGCGCCTTCCGGTCGCGTTCTGCGACGGTTGACCGCGCTCGCCGCCGCCGGATGTGCAGCGATGCTGATCGGGCCGGTGCATGCCGATGACGGCGGGCTGGCACTGCTTGACAGCCTGCAGAAGGGTTCGTGGGAGGTTCGCTTCCGGGATGGCTCGCCGCCCAGGCGGCTGTGCGTGCGAACCGGCCGGGAGCTGCTGCAATTGTATCAGAATTCGCCGAACTGCGGTCGTTACAGCGTCGATGGAACATCTAACAGCGTAACGGTGCAATACAGCTGCCGGACGGAGGGGTATGCGCGCACGACCGTCCGCAAGGAAACCGGTACCCTGGTCCAGATCGAAGGGCAGGGTGTCTCACGCGGACGTCCATTCCAGTTCACGGCCGAAGCGCGGCGCATGGGAGCATGCTGA
- the queC gene encoding 7-cyano-7-deazaguanine synthase QueC, producing the protein MNHPDQSDRPIAVVLLSGGLDSMVTAGLAAEAGYDLVALTIDYGQRHRVELDAARIIARKLEVRRHILLPLDLRAFGGSALTDDIAVPKDGVGSEIPVTYVPARNLVFLSLTTACAEASGARDIFIGINALDYSGYPDCRPEFVASFVETARLATKAGVEGQPLRVHAPLQMMTKAQIAAETARLDLDPSWSWSCYDPQPGPVACGLCDSCRLRRTGFAEAGIADTTAYAAPMPK; encoded by the coding sequence ATGAACCACCCAGATCAATCCGACCGTCCGATCGCGGTAGTGCTTCTTTCCGGCGGGCTCGATTCGATGGTTACCGCAGGATTGGCGGCAGAGGCGGGCTACGATCTCGTCGCTCTGACGATCGACTACGGCCAGCGGCACCGGGTCGAACTGGACGCGGCGCGCATCATTGCCAGGAAGCTGGAAGTGCGTCGCCACATCCTTCTGCCTCTGGATCTGCGCGCATTCGGTGGCTCCGCCCTGACCGACGACATCGCGGTACCCAAGGACGGCGTCGGCTCCGAAATCCCGGTGACATACGTTCCGGCCCGCAATCTCGTTTTCCTGTCGCTGACGACTGCTTGCGCAGAGGCGTCGGGAGCGCGCGACATCTTCATCGGCATCAACGCGCTCGATTATTCGGGTTATCCGGATTGCCGGCCCGAATTCGTTGCCAGTTTCGTGGAGACCGCCCGGCTTGCAACCAAGGCCGGGGTAGAAGGTCAGCCTCTCAGGGTTCACGCACCGTTGCAGATGATGACCAAGGCGCAGATCGCGGCAGAAACCGCCCGGCTCGATCTCGATCCGTCGTGGAGCTGGTCATGCTACGATCCGCAACCGGGTCCTGTGGCTTGTGGCCTGTGTGACAGTTGTCGCTTGCGCAGAACGGGCTTTGCCGAAGCGGGGATTGCCGATACGACTGCGTATGCGGCACCTATGCCGAAATAA